A DNA window from Vigna unguiculata cultivar IT97K-499-35 chromosome 10, ASM411807v1, whole genome shotgun sequence contains the following coding sequences:
- the LOC114166298 gene encoding patatin-1-Kuras 2-like, whose translation MAHLVFFALLFAGQVIGGFSTQRLPPPQNRDIITVLSVDGGGIKGILPTTVLDFLDQALKEKDPNADLAHYFDVIAGTSTGGLITAMLASPSPDDPTRGYFTPAQIVDFYQQEGPHIFDESWYNKSRIMLGIQV comes from the exons ATGGCTCATTTGGTTTTCTTTGCTTTGCTATTTGCTGGGCAAGTGATTGGTGGATTCAGTACCCAAAGGCTCCCTCCACCCCAAAATAGAGACATCATAACTGTTCTGAGCGTTGATGGTGGTGGTATCAAGGGGATTCTTCCAACAACAGTTCTTGATTTCTTAGATCAGGCTCTTAAG GAAAAGGATCCAAATGCAGATTTAGCACATTACTTTGATGTGATAGCAGGAACTAGCACTGGTGGACTCATAACAGCCATGTTAGCCTCCCCAAGTCCTGATGATCCTACTCGTGGTTACTTTACTCCTGCACAAATTGTAGACTTCTACCAACAAGAAGGCCCTCATATATTCGATGAATCTTGGTATAATAAGAGTAGAATtatgttaggaattcaagtgtga